The following is a genomic window from Sphingorhabdus sp. Alg231-15.
ATGAGTTGGACTGCTCAATGGTGATTAGCTGCATCGGTTATCGCACACCGCCAATAGAAGGGGTCCCCTATGAACATGGCCGGGGTCGATTTGCGAATGTAGATGGTCGAATTTTACCAGGTCTCTATTGCGTGGGCTGGGCCAGACGTGGACCCACGGGCACGATTGGCACCAACAAGCCGGACGGCTTTGCAATCATTGAAGCGGTCGCGGAAGATATCGGGGCAGGGGATAACAAGGAGGGCCGCAAAGGTCTTGATCGCCTGTTCGAACGCCGCAGAGTGGAAGCGGTAACCTTTCGGGACTGGAAGAAGATCGAAGAAGCTGAAATCGCGAACGCTCGCGATGGTGCACCGCGAGAGAAATTTACGGATATTGCCGATATGATCGCTGCGCGGGAAAGCTAGTCCAACCAGTCTCGCAAAATTGCATTCACTTTTTCCGGGGCTTCCTGTTGCACCCAATGCGACACTCCCGGAAGGCGATGAAGAGTAAAATTTTCGACCCATTGCTCGGTGCCTTCCGCACATTTTATATTGAGTGCGCTGTCTTCTTCTCCCCAGATCATCAGGGTGGGAATGGTGATTGGTTTGTTCTCGACATTGATGACATTACGGTGCCGCAGCAGGGCTCGGTAATAATTGACCATTGCTCTCATTGATCCTGGCCGCGTCGCCGCTTTGGCGTAGTGTTCCAGCACGTGGTCTGAAAAATTACTCTGATCGCAGGCCATATTGCTGAAAGCACGTTTTATCGGTTCGCCTTGGCCGCGAGACATCAGGAACTCAGGAAGCCACGGGATCTGGAAAAAGAAGATATACCAGCTGCGTTTCAACTGACGCCAATGGCGTATCTCGCGTTGTCCAACCATTGGATGCGGAACGTTCATGATCACAAGGCGTTTCAAAGGCCGGATTTTCTGGATCGCGAAAGCCCATGCAACAATCGCTCCCCAATCGTGCGCAATCAGCGTGACCTCTTCTGCGCCACTTGCATCGATGAGCGCGGCGACGTCAGCGCAAAGATGATCCAGTGCATAATCACGTACCGTTGTCGGTTTGCTCGATCCACCATAGCCACGCATATTTGGTGCCCACACACGATAACCTTGCTCTACCAGCAGAGGAATTTGAAAACGCCAACTATAATGCAGTTCTGGAAAGCCGTGCAGGCAGAGTGCAAGTTTTTTACCTTCACCCGCTTGGGCGACCTCAAAGGTCTGACCGTTGGTTTCAATCCATTGGACTGTGATTCCACTATCGGGATGAGGATTCCATGAAAATTCCAAGTCCTAGCAACCTCGTTGATTAAACTTCTGATCCAACTGCAAATCAAATTATCTATTGCTTGTTATTGCATGAATAGATGAGATAGCGACAATATAATTTTAAGGGGGAAATAGATGGACAATGCAGGCGAAGCCGGATTTCAGAAATTAATTGGCCGGGCAAAAATATTGACTATTTTACTAGTGATAGGTCTTGCTTTGACCGTCGCATTTTTTCTCTTTGAAGTCGCTGAAATACTAGGCATTTGGAGTATCGACAATGTTGTCGATATCGAGGCCCCAATGGCATTGCTTTACAGTGCTATTGCATTGGGACATTCGGCTGTCTTTTTTATAACAGTCATCTTTTTTAGTATCTGGATTTATCAAGCCGCTGCCAATGTCATCGCTTCCGACGTGGATGGATTTGAATATACACCGGGCTGGTCGGTAGGCTGGTATTTCGTGCCTTTTGCAAATCTCGTAAAACCTTTTCAAGTCATGCGGCAAATTCGAAATGCCAGCTACGGCGCCAACGTTCATCTGGATGATGGAAATAGCCAATTGACCATGTGGTGGACCGCTTGGCTAGTTACGAGCATTGCGGGCAATATTTCCACGCGCCTGACCTTGAGAGCGGAAACGCTCGAAACGTTGTTGATGGCGACCCAGGTTGGTGCAGTCAGTTCAATTGCCTCCTTTGTTCTATACCCAGTGGTCATCAAGCTGGTGAAAGACATTACAGGTGCGCAACAGGAGCATCTGAAAGCAAGATTTTGGGAGGAGCAATTCGCGTAATATGTCGCCACTTTAACCATCCAGTTAAATCTGCTATTCGTCTAGAAAATATTCAGGAGAGACTCGATGCATGATCTTGTGATTCGTGGTGGCACGGTGGTCGATGGGACAGGCTGTGCGCCATTTACAGCGGATATCGCTATTGACGGGGATCGGGTTTCCCTGGTCGGAACCGTGACTGCCGAAGGGCGTGAAGAAATTGATGCGACCGGCAAGATTGTCTCTCCCGGCTTTGTGGATGTGCACACCCATTATGACGGGCAAGCAACTTGGGACGACGAAATGGCGCCGTCAAGCTGGCATGGTGTGACCACCGTCGTCATGGGTAATTGCGGCGTTGGTTTTGCTCCGGCCAAGCCAGACAAGCATGATTGGCTCATCGGTCTAATGGAAGGCGTAGAGGATATTCCCGGTACGGCCCTTGCCGAAGGGATGACCTGGAACTGGGAAACTTTCCCTGAATATATGGATGCACTGGAAGAGCTTCCACGCACCATTGATGTTGCCACCCACGTTCCGCATGGCGCTATTCGAGCCTATGTTCTGGGCGACCGGGAAAAGCCAGGTGCGGTTCCCACCGATGATGACGTGGAGCAGATGTCGAAAATCGTGGAAGACGGTCTGCGAGCCGGTGCTTTGGGCTTTTCAACCTCGCGCACCGTACTGCATCGCTCGGTTGACGGGGAGCTGGTTCCAGGAACTACCGCAACCAAAGAAGAGCTGATCGGAATTGGCCGCGCCATGGGCCGGGTTGGCTATGGTGTGTTCGAGATGGCTTCCGATCTTAATCGGGAGTGGGATGAATTTGGCTGGATGGGTGATTTAAGCAGGGAGACCGGCCTGCCAGTGACTTTCGCGGCACTGCAATCGATCGCCAAAGATCAACCCCTGGAAGAGCAAATCTCCAACATGCGCGCTGAAAATGACAATGGCGCAAATATTGTGGCACAGATCGCATTACGCGGAAATGGTATCATCATGGCTTGGCAGGGTACAGTTCATCCGTTTGTCCGCAAGCCAAGTTGGGAAGCGATTGCAGACCTGCCGTGGGAAGAAAAATATACCCGGCTCAGTGATCCCGAGTTCAAGGCGAAATTGATCTCTGAAGCGAGCCTGCCGGCGGAGAATGTCGATATGGCGCCCGTGCAGTTCATCGTCACCGATGGTTGGGCGATGCACTATCAAATGGATGATGGTTTCAACTACGAACCGACCGCCGAGGAAAGCATCAATGCACGCGCCAATGCCGCAGGCGTAACGCCAGCAGAATATGCCTATGAGCTGCTAATGTCTGATGACGGCAAGGGACTGATCTATCTGCCTATTCTAAACTATATTGATGGCAATCTGGACTTTCTCCACGCGCTGCAACATGCTGATGACACGGTAAACAGCCTGTCCGATGGTGGCGCGCACTGTGGTACAATCTGTGACGCTGCAAGCCCGACTTTCATGTTGGAGCATTGGGTCAAAAACCGTGAGCGCGGTACAATCACGATCGAGAATGCGATCAAGCGGCAGTGTCTGGATACGGCCCGCCTCTATGGTCTGCATGACCGCGGAGTTTTGAAGCCCGGATATCTTGCCGACGTTAATGTGATCGATATGGACCGGATTAAGCTGGGTAAGCCGTGGCTAGCATTTGATCTGCCCGCGGGCGGCAAGCGTTTGCTGCAAAAGGCTGACGGCTATGACTATACGATCAAGTCAGGGCAAGTGACCTTTAAAGGTGGCGTTGTCACGGACAAGCGTCCGGGCGGCCTGATCCGTGGCCCGCAAAATGCCGAAATGCTGGAGGCGGCAGAGTAACCAGTGTTTGCCGATGCCGGTCTGCTCAGACTCGCTTACATCGCCAATATCCTGATTTTGGCGCCGATCTGCTGGAGTATGTTTTTCGGCAGCGGTGTGACCAGTGTGTTTGACGGCAAGGTTGAAGAGTCCGCTGGTCTTCGAATATTGGTCGGGAGTCTGTGGCTGGCAATATTGGTCGGATCGGCAATAGGTATGTTTGCGCCACGTGTATTCGCGCCTGTCATATTGATTCAGATATTCTACAAAAGTATCTGGCTGCTTGTCTTTGTACTGCCATTGATCGCAGCTGGTGAATCCGATCAGGTTCCATGGGGAATTTCAGCCACATTCATTGCGATTATAGTTAGCTATCCAATTCTGTTCTGGTTTTCAGGGGTTTGGAGAAACGGTTGACGGGGTACCCCGCATCAATTGCGGAGCACCCCGTTCAAGTGTCTAAAATGACTTTTGCCAGCCGATGGTAAACATCCAGTCGCCTGTCATTTGAGGGCCATTGAGATCCTGATATACCGGAGCTCCAACTTCGATACCCAGACGATGACCCGCCAATGGCCCGTGCGTGCCGACAAGATTGATACCGCCGATCAGATCGACCCGTTCGCCGCCCTGAAAATCGGGATTGGCGGTTTGGACAGGTCCCATGATCATCGGATCAATTCCCTGCACCCGACTGGTGGCTCGACCCTTGATACGGCCTGACAAGCTAATCCATTGCGCCGGGCGATAGCTGATCCAGGTGGTCAGCTCGTGCACATCGCCAAAGCGGTAACCTTGATCGTTAGTGCCCGTGCGGATTGTCGCATTATATTGCGAACCAAGACCTACCGATCCGTGCCAGCTTTTGTAGGTAACGGACGGTTCGAGGTCCCAAGTGCCCGACCCGATTTGCATCATATAGGGCACGCGGACGGTTGGCTCGCCACCCATCGGGGTGAGGATTTGAGCGGTCTTTGTTGTCGATCCGGTCGGAATGGAAACGGCAGCTCGGACATTAAGCTCCCGCTGCGCATCGCCTTTGCGATCCGAAACACCCAAAATCGGAAATATACCACCAAGGGTGATATCACCGAATCCCTTCGGATTGGTTGTGAAATTGCCCTGCACATTGGTACCAGCGCCTCCGGCAAAAGTTATATGCTCCATTTCCTTTTCGACATAGCTGCCCATGGCAATCAATGTGACCCAATCGGTTGGCGCATACATTGCACCCACCATTGTCATATCAGTGCGCATGGCGGTTGGCACAATACGTAATGTTGGTGGTTGGCCCGGGGCACCGAAAAAATGATTGGGGATGGTGCTTACAATGTCTTCGGGAGAGACGCTGTCGGTCCCGATCTGATTGCCGCTCATCTCCATATGCATATGGCGGACCGAGAACATAACCTCGCCCTTCTTATGAGCATGGTCGGCCATCACACCTATCGGGGCGTGATCATCGGCCCTGACATCATGGGCAAGCGTGGGTGTGGAAAGGCAGGCGGCAACAAGCCCCCCTGCGCAAAGCGAGTATTTCATGGTATTTTCCTGTAATTGTCTGATGTTTGGCCGCTGAAAGGGTTCAGAATAGGCCGATAATTGAGATCAGGCGGTGACAGGCGGACCAGTTGCTGGCGGAATGTTGATCCGGTTGCGGACAGCAAAATGGCGCTGAACTTCTGGTACATGCGGGGCCATGACCTGATCATTGATCGCGATCGTGGGGGGCGTTGAAATCAGACTGGCCCCGGAAGATGCCGCATAACCACAGACAGAGCTTCCAGTCTCGGAATTTGGTGATTCTGGTTGATCTGGACCGCCATAAACCATCGCTAGCATCGCATAGTCAGGATGGTCCGGCGTAATGGCTAGCTTGCTGATGCCATGACCAGAACACAATTCGATGGAGAAACCATCTGCGGTTTGACTTGGCATAAAGCCCTGTGGAGCAAGAGCGGAAAGCAACAGCGCAAACACAGCCAGGGTGATGGACAGCAGTTTGCCTCGCAATGGCTTTTGTGGGGGTGCGGCTATATTCATCGCTTCGGCGGATCTATAGTAATGCTAACCGGCATTGGCCAGTAAGGAATGTCGATCAAAGCAGTTTTATTGGGCTCTGTGTTGCGATCATCTTAGCGGTTCTATCGGCAATGATCAGAAAACCGCTTTCGGGTGTTCCAAAACCAAGGCGCTGGCGTTTGAATTTGAAGATCGATGTTTCGGAAACATGGATTTGGCCCCAGGGCACAAAAAAAGGGCGCTGGAATGGACCGAAGATTTTCCACATTGATACACGCAGGCCCGTTCGACAGACGTCAAGGCGTAAACAGCCAGAGAAATTGACTTTTGCTGACGATATTCCGCCCATAGCACCGGATTGGGCGCGCATGATCATCAAGGTTTCGTCAGGTCTGTCTGGGAATCGGTTCTGCAGCTTATTCCATCCGGACATGCGCCCGAGCAAAGTAACGACAAGCAACCACATACCCAGAAATATGACTGGGAATAGAGCCAAGATCGTGGTTTCGTCTATCGGGAAACCCACGAGTACAAAGGGTTCGGTGTCGGATGAAGCGACCTTGTTACACCCGCATCGGCATCAGCACATAAAGTGCCGGTGACTTGTCATCCTCACGGATCAATGTTGGCGCACTGGCATCAGCGAGGTGAAGCTCGACATTGTCGCCTTCAATTTCGCTCAGAATGTCCAAGAGGTACCGCGAGTTAAAGCCAATTTCAAAGCTGTCTTCCTTGTAAGCCCCCGGGACTTCTTCGGCCGCAGTGCCGTTTTCTGGTGAAGTAACGGACAGCGTGATCTTATCATCGCCCAAGGCCATTTTGACTGCACGGGTCTTTTCGGTGGCAATGGTCGAGACACGGTCGACGCCTTGAGCAAAGCTCTTTGGATCAATTTTCAGAATCTTGTCATTTCCGGTCGGAATGACGCGTGTGTAATCCGGGAATGTACCGTCAATCAGCTTGCTTGTCAGGATCGCAGTGCCGAGAGTGAAACGAATTTTGCTCGCAGACAGGTCAATCTGAACGGATGCTTCGCCATTTTCGTCAAGCAGCTTGCGCAGTTCATTGACGCATTTGCGCGGGACAATAACGTCCGGCATGCCTTCCGCTCCAGCCGGACGGGGCAGGGTGACACGGGCCAGACGATGGCCGTCAGTGGCAGCTGCTTTCAAAACCGGCGTCTCTTCATCCTGAACATGCAGAAAAATGCCGTTCAGATAATAGCGTGTTTCTTCTGTGGAGATCGCGAATTTCGTTTTATCGATAATCTGTACCAAGGAAGCCGCGGGCAGCTCGAAACTTGTAGGCAGATCACCCTCGGCGATGATTGGGAAATCATCACGAGGCAAGGTTTGCAGATTAAATCGTGCCCGGCCTGCATTGACCTTCATTTTGCCATCGGCAGCGTCCAGTTGTACCTGGGATCCATCTGGCAATTTGCGGGCAATATCGAATAGCGTATGAGCCGATACGGTTATTGAGCCTGCGGTTTCCACCTGTGCTTCGACAGTCTCAACGACTTGCAAGTCTAGGTCAGTGGCCATTAATTTAATGCCGCCACCATCGCTGGCTTCGATCAATACATTGGACAGAATGGGGATCGTATTGCGCCGCTCAACCACCGACTGGACGTGGCCCAGACTTTTCAGCAGTGCTGCGCGTTCAATTGTCGCTTTCATAAACCGTCCTTCATTTCCTGTCCCTGGGCAGAGTATTTCGCCCTAATGGCTGTCCTGGACACAGCAAAAGACTCCGTCCAGATCACAGATAGTCATCGCTTCATTAACAATATCAACCAATAGGGCAAGCCTGATACAGGGGGTGACAAAGATATTGCGGTGAAAATCTGTGGAAAAAACACACAATGCGGCTAAACCCGCTAAAGATAATGACCAGCGACGTTATGTAAAAGCGAATTAGGCTATAGTTATGAGCAATTTAAGTGGCAATTTCAGCACAAACGGAAAGCGCTTGTTCATTGCCCGTCATGGCGAGACGATTTTCAATCTGGCTGGCCGTATTCAGGGGAATGATGCGCATACCCCTTTGACACAGCGTGGTTTCGCTCAAGCTGATGAAATGGGCCGTGCGTTGGCGCTCTATTTGGGCGGTTTCTGCGACCTTGATCTCGTTGCTTCAGACACAGGCCGAGCATTGCAAACCTTATCTATCGTTTGTGAACATATTGAGTTGGATTGGCACAACACCACTCCTGATTCCCGTCTTCGGGAAATCAATATGGGAGAATGGGAAGGCATTTATTACGGCAAGCTCAACGGTCAGCTGAAAGTTGATTACGACCAGGGATTATTTCTCACCCAAGCGCCGGGCGGAGAAACATATCGCGACATTGTGAACCGATTGAAGACTTGGTTTGCCGACCAAGTATTTGACCGTGACATGCTTTTAATCAGTCACGGGATGACCAGC
Proteins encoded in this region:
- a CDS encoding amidohydrolase family protein; translation: MHDLVIRGGTVVDGTGCAPFTADIAIDGDRVSLVGTVTAEGREEIDATGKIVSPGFVDVHTHYDGQATWDDEMAPSSWHGVTTVVMGNCGVGFAPAKPDKHDWLIGLMEGVEDIPGTALAEGMTWNWETFPEYMDALEELPRTIDVATHVPHGAIRAYVLGDREKPGAVPTDDDVEQMSKIVEDGLRAGALGFSTSRTVLHRSVDGELVPGTTATKEELIGIGRAMGRVGYGVFEMASDLNREWDEFGWMGDLSRETGLPVTFAALQSIAKDQPLEEQISNMRAENDNGANIVAQIALRGNGIIMAWQGTVHPFVRKPSWEAIADLPWEEKYTRLSDPEFKAKLISEASLPAENVDMAPVQFIVTDGWAMHYQMDDGFNYEPTAEESINARANAAGVTPAEYAYELLMSDDGKGLIYLPILNYIDGNLDFLHALQHADDTVNSLSDGGAHCGTICDAASPTFMLEHWVKNRERGTITIENAIKRQCLDTARLYGLHDRGVLKPGYLADVNVIDMDRIKLGKPWLAFDLPAGGKRLLQKADGYDYTIKSGQVTFKGGVVTDKRPGGLIRGPQNAEMLEAAE
- a CDS encoding histidine phosphatase family protein, giving the protein MSNLSGNFSTNGKRLFIARHGETIFNLAGRIQGNDAHTPLTQRGFAQADEMGRALALYLGGFCDLDLVASDTGRALQTLSIVCEHIELDWHNTTPDSRLREINMGEWEGIYYGKLNGQLKVDYDQGLFLTQAPGGETYRDIVNRLKTWFADQVFDRDMLLISHGMTSRVLRGLLTGQPSLELIDAPMAESLPQGSMVQIVDGAETIVHLGAGEGEKA
- a CDS encoding alpha-amylase, which codes for MKYSLCAGGLVAACLSTPTLAHDVRADDHAPIGVMADHAHKKGEVMFSVRHMHMEMSGNQIGTDSVSPEDIVSTIPNHFFGAPGQPPTLRIVPTAMRTDMTMVGAMYAPTDWVTLIAMGSYVEKEMEHITFAGGAGTNVQGNFTTNPKGFGDITLGGIFPILGVSDRKGDAQRELNVRAAVSIPTGSTTKTAQILTPMGGEPTVRVPYMMQIGSGTWDLEPSVTYKSWHGSVGLGSQYNATIRTGTNDQGYRFGDVHELTTWISYRPAQWISLSGRIKGRATSRVQGIDPMIMGPVQTANPDFQGGERVDLIGGINLVGTHGPLAGHRLGIEVGAPVYQDLNGPQMTGDWMFTIGWQKSF
- a CDS encoding DUF4328 domain-containing protein; translated protein: MDNAGEAGFQKLIGRAKILTILLVIGLALTVAFFLFEVAEILGIWSIDNVVDIEAPMALLYSAIALGHSAVFFITVIFFSIWIYQAAANVIASDVDGFEYTPGWSVGWYFVPFANLVKPFQVMRQIRNASYGANVHLDDGNSQLTMWWTAWLVTSIAGNISTRLTLRAETLETLLMATQVGAVSSIASFVLYPVVIKLVKDITGAQQEHLKARFWEEQFA
- a CDS encoding DUF2946 family protein, whose translation is MNIAAPPQKPLRGKLLSITLAVFALLLSALAPQGFMPSQTADGFSIELCSGHGISKLAITPDHPDYAMLAMVYGGPDQPESPNSETGSSVCGYAASSGASLISTPPTIAINDQVMAPHVPEVQRHFAVRNRINIPPATGPPVTA
- a CDS encoding alpha/beta fold hydrolase, encoding MEFSWNPHPDSGITVQWIETNGQTFEVAQAGEGKKLALCLHGFPELHYSWRFQIPLLVEQGYRVWAPNMRGYGGSSKPTTVRDYALDHLCADVAALIDASGAEEVTLIAHDWGAIVAWAFAIQKIRPLKRLVIMNVPHPMVGQREIRHWRQLKRSWYIFFFQIPWLPEFLMSRGQGEPIKRAFSNMACDQSNFSDHVLEHYAKAATRPGSMRAMVNYYRALLRHRNVINVENKPITIPTLMIWGEEDSALNIKCAEGTEQWVENFTLHRLPGVSHWVQQEAPEKVNAILRDWLD
- the dnaN gene encoding DNA polymerase III subunit beta, with the protein product MKATIERAALLKSLGHVQSVVERRNTIPILSNVLIEASDGGGIKLMATDLDLQVVETVEAQVETAGSITVSAHTLFDIARKLPDGSQVQLDAADGKMKVNAGRARFNLQTLPRDDFPIIAEGDLPTSFELPAASLVQIIDKTKFAISTEETRYYLNGIFLHVQDEETPVLKAAATDGHRLARVTLPRPAGAEGMPDVIVPRKCVNELRKLLDENGEASVQIDLSASKIRFTLGTAILTSKLIDGTFPDYTRVIPTGNDKILKIDPKSFAQGVDRVSTIATEKTRAVKMALGDDKITLSVTSPENGTAAEEVPGAYKEDSFEIGFNSRYLLDILSEIEGDNVELHLADASAPTLIREDDKSPALYVLMPMRV